In the Rhizobium sp. CB3090 genome, one interval contains:
- a CDS encoding DUF882 domain-containing protein gives MPNLIGNTKLNSLSRLFACSEIFRKVAKVVAVGLLAMAVSTPVFVGSPSQAGGETRSLKIYYVHTGEKAVITYKRNGKFDPDGLEKLNRILRDWRKNQPTKMNPRLFDLIWEVYRESGSHEFIYVVCGFRSPGTNEMLRTRSAHTGVAKKSQHMLGNAMDFYIPDVKLTKLREIGMKLQVGGVGFYPTSGSPFVHMDVGGVRAWPRMDRQDLVRLFPDGKTMHIPADGRPLPGYQEAVADYKRRMSSDDIQIASASHSRRGFFARLFGGGADEEEDNADEGAPATAAPTTLVASSKKTEQAPVAADEGDDSQPQTQVASINAPVPQVRPAFGNQPAGSEVASALMSPTHNAAQDALAAAMPDANGQQQDQQYADLRDYHVPVPSLLDRRSPGDAELASAEADAKDQTADVPVPAERPEVAESLLASADADPDAIDDAADEGTLSPSIVAALEQHRVDQADMNAGVPVNVAANNAASKDEIPPKNTAEAAPPAQNNAVGDNDAVRAIAAVSPQKRPGQPMPMQVAALAPTSNDIKVSGGRFNDSFEPARPQERPIAAGIATKGGRPNKQDAAVADAGRATVTTEPKLTEKMISQWAIANARVEIVNRPVKAPRFVSPTLRAQPTAVYTEGFKVQTASIDPERFSGSAVNFLQVKKFNSLE, from the coding sequence TTGCCGAATCTGATTGGAAATACCAAGCTTAATAGCTTGAGCAGGCTTTTTGCGTGCTCAGAGATATTTCGTAAGGTGGCCAAGGTCGTAGCCGTTGGTCTGCTTGCGATGGCTGTTTCCACTCCGGTTTTCGTTGGCTCCCCCTCCCAGGCAGGCGGCGAAACCCGCAGCCTCAAGATCTATTATGTTCACACAGGCGAAAAGGCGGTCATCACCTACAAGCGCAATGGAAAGTTCGATCCGGACGGTTTGGAGAAACTGAACCGCATTCTGCGCGACTGGCGTAAAAACCAGCCGACCAAGATGAACCCGCGCTTGTTCGACCTGATCTGGGAAGTCTACCGCGAAAGCGGTTCGCATGAATTCATCTACGTCGTCTGCGGCTTCCGCTCGCCGGGAACCAACGAGATGCTGCGCACGCGCTCGGCCCATACGGGTGTGGCGAAGAAGAGCCAGCATATGCTTGGCAACGCGATGGACTTCTATATTCCCGATGTCAAGCTCACCAAGCTGCGCGAAATCGGTATGAAGCTGCAGGTCGGCGGCGTCGGCTTCTATCCGACATCCGGTTCGCCCTTCGTGCATATGGACGTCGGCGGCGTGCGCGCCTGGCCGCGCATGGATCGCCAGGATCTCGTCCGTCTCTTCCCCGATGGCAAGACGATGCATATTCCGGCCGACGGTCGGCCGTTGCCAGGCTATCAGGAGGCGGTGGCCGACTATAAGCGCCGCATGTCTTCTGACGATATCCAGATTGCCAGCGCTTCGCATTCGCGTCGCGGCTTCTTCGCCAGACTGTTTGGCGGCGGCGCGGATGAGGAAGAGGACAATGCGGATGAAGGCGCACCGGCAACGGCAGCGCCGACCACCCTCGTTGCCAGCAGCAAGAAGACCGAGCAGGCTCCTGTCGCGGCGGATGAAGGCGACGACAGCCAGCCGCAGACGCAGGTTGCCAGCATAAACGCGCCCGTTCCGCAAGTTCGGCCAGCCTTCGGCAATCAGCCGGCGGGGAGCGAAGTGGCTTCGGCCCTGATGTCTCCGACGCATAACGCCGCTCAGGATGCGCTTGCCGCAGCCATGCCGGATGCGAACGGCCAGCAGCAGGATCAGCAATATGCGGATCTTCGTGACTATCACGTTCCCGTGCCCTCGCTGCTTGACCGCCGTTCGCCCGGCGATGCCGAGCTAGCTTCCGCTGAGGCGGACGCGAAGGATCAGACGGCCGACGTGCCGGTCCCGGCCGAGCGTCCGGAAGTCGCCGAAAGTCTGCTCGCCTCCGCCGACGCCGATCCGGATGCGATCGACGATGCTGCCGACGAAGGCACGCTGTCGCCGTCGATCGTCGCGGCTCTCGAGCAGCATCGCGTCGATCAGGCGGATATGAATGCCGGCGTTCCGGTGAATGTGGCCGCCAACAATGCCGCATCCAAGGACGAGATACCGCCGAAGAATACCGCGGAGGCCGCGCCGCCGGCCCAGAACAACGCCGTTGGCGACAATGACGCCGTCCGGGCTATCGCTGCGGTCTCGCCGCAGAAGCGGCCGGGACAGCCGATGCCGATGCAGGTCGCGGCACTGGCGCCGACCTCCAACGACATCAAGGTCAGCGGCGGCCGCTTCAATGACAGTTTCGAACCGGCGCGGCCGCAGGAGCGTCCGATTGCTGCCGGTATCGCGACCAAGGGCGGCCGGCCGAACAAACAGGATGCCGCGGTGGCCGATGCCGGCCGCGCAACTGTGACCACCGAACCGAAGCTGACCGAGAAGATGATCTCGCAGTGGGCGATCGCCAATGCCCGTGTCGAGATCGTCAATCGCCCGGTCAAGGCACCGCGCTTCGTCAGCCCGACGCTGCGCGCTCAGCCGACCGCCGTCTATACAGAAGGCTTCAAGGTGCAGACCGCGTCGATCGATCCGGAGCGTTTCAGCGGTTCGGCCGTAAACTTCCTGCAGGTGAAGAAGTTCAATTCGCTCGAGTAG
- a CDS encoding sigma-54 dependent transcriptional regulator produces MTVFNSAKGGAQILVVEDDPIQRRLLKNAIERHGHVAHLAENGRFGLEILKRNSEQINVIVLDLMMPEMNGIEFLGALSDMGTDLPVIVQTGQGGIETVVQAMRAGAFDFVVKPVSPERIAASIANALKLDQREAKARAGRRSRTSSISFDDIVSASPAMMRVIDLAQRAAQSNIPVVLEGESGVGKELVARAIQAGSDRAGKPFVTVNCGAIPHNLVESILFGHEKGAFTGAAERHVGKFMEADGGTLFLDEVGDLPLEVQVKLLRAVQQGEIETVGARVAQKVNVRLISATNKDLIEEVKAGRFREDLYYRLNVFPITMPALRRRKEDIPYLARAFADRFALEQKLGHSLSISPGALALLTAYDWPGNIRQLENAIFRAVVLSEGSELVEADFPQIAAQLPGYFTAEHPTLVVDNSEAFSSGADPDERFERGMRVISSEAVTTPPLSIVDTASAPASDNVIASTDPSGDVRKLADVEEELIRFALKFYRGQMSQVARKLGIGRSTLYRKLKDYGIDPDDPQKHAA; encoded by the coding sequence ATGACCGTATTTAATAGCGCCAAGGGGGGCGCGCAGATTCTCGTTGTCGAGGATGATCCGATTCAACGGCGTCTGCTGAAAAACGCTATCGAGCGGCACGGACACGTTGCTCATCTGGCGGAGAATGGCCGTTTCGGCCTTGAGATATTGAAGCGCAACAGCGAGCAGATCAACGTGATCGTGCTCGATCTCATGATGCCCGAGATGAACGGCATCGAGTTTCTGGGCGCGCTGAGCGATATGGGCACCGATCTGCCCGTCATCGTGCAGACGGGGCAGGGCGGTATCGAGACCGTGGTGCAGGCCATGCGGGCCGGCGCTTTCGATTTCGTCGTCAAGCCGGTATCGCCGGAACGGATAGCGGCTTCGATTGCCAATGCGCTGAAGCTCGATCAGCGCGAGGCCAAGGCCCGCGCCGGACGCAGGTCGCGCACGAGCTCGATCAGCTTCGACGACATCGTCTCGGCGAGTCCGGCGATGATGCGGGTGATCGATCTTGCCCAGCGGGCGGCGCAATCGAACATCCCCGTCGTGCTTGAAGGCGAATCCGGCGTCGGCAAGGAGCTGGTGGCGCGCGCCATCCAAGCCGGCAGTGACCGCGCCGGCAAGCCTTTCGTGACGGTCAATTGCGGTGCCATTCCGCACAACCTTGTCGAGAGCATTCTGTTCGGCCACGAGAAGGGCGCTTTCACCGGCGCTGCCGAGCGGCATGTCGGCAAGTTCATGGAGGCTGATGGCGGCACGCTGTTCCTCGACGAAGTCGGCGATCTGCCGCTGGAGGTGCAGGTCAAGCTACTGCGCGCCGTGCAGCAGGGTGAGATCGAGACGGTTGGCGCACGCGTTGCCCAAAAGGTCAATGTCCGGCTGATCTCGGCCACCAACAAGGACCTGATCGAAGAGGTGAAGGCCGGCCGGTTCCGCGAAGATCTTTACTATCGCCTCAACGTCTTCCCGATCACCATGCCGGCGCTGCGCCGCCGCAAGGAAGATATTCCATACCTCGCACGCGCCTTCGCCGATCGATTTGCGCTCGAACAGAAGCTTGGTCATTCGCTTTCGATCAGTCCGGGCGCCCTGGCATTGCTGACGGCCTATGACTGGCCGGGCAATATCCGCCAGCTCGAAAACGCGATCTTCCGCGCTGTCGTGCTGTCCGAGGGTTCGGAGCTGGTCGAAGCAGATTTCCCGCAGATTGCGGCACAGTTGCCGGGCTATTTTACTGCCGAGCATCCGACCTTAGTTGTGGATAATTCCGAGGCTTTCAGCAGCGGCGCAGACCCCGACGAGAGGTTTGAGCGCGGCATGCGTGTCATTTCCTCGGAGGCGGTTACAACCCCGCCGCTTTCGATCGTCGACACAGCATCTGCTCCTGCATCGGACAATGTCATCGCCAGCACCGACCCGTCCGGCGACGTCAGAAAGCTCGCAGATGTTGAGGAAGAGCTTATTCGTTTCGCTCTCAAATTCTATCGAGGACAGATGAGTCAAGTGGCAAGGAAGCTCGGAATCGGGCGTTCGACTCTCTATCGCAAGTTGAAAGACTATGGGATAGACCCGGATGACCCGCAGAAACATGCGGCCTGA
- a CDS encoding cellulose synthase yields MKSSLVTVSMAVVVAGLVVTMKDRGSLEEGLGLAAQIHADNQVTQTGSIKRVDVAFNAPPIDMKAVADRIQATAPSAILSDAPVAAQTMSDTPAAAQAAPDTPDAVAQAAPQSTTPQPAPHSKVDESALRYFASHGDKARLQAEISRLQALYPDWVPPADPLAIPQNSDKQLEAMWQLYSEGRYAGLRKAIADRQAAETGWQPPADLLERLDVAEARARLVNASDLKQYATVVDIGANTPSLLTCSDIDILWRVAEAFIKTNRTARGEDAYVYILKNCANPQERLATIQKASALLSYQPMQDLLALEKPDGNGGREFDSIRTDLARCFVAEGDDDPKLSVAPEYLSQVERVAETQGLASDALLLGWYNLRRENHGEAEKWFRAARNKDDSASASQGLALILIADHKPQEAEDVMYRWRNDSKDATATYLAATANVMALQPPANLSEDVLGRMAAEVIEKKYVPTAQEFGWYARSLNQPQTAVRWFETALRWKPDDEPSAYGLVITRNQLNDRQGVAEIQRLWAGRSERIARLGEVTPQAPIGSAPLPSPNQALAQPLATSPAPPETDVTTRQRTSARAGYSAPETQITTVRRRARGPQGCSTTINAERLDPANALSRGWCLMDLNRPMEAVEAFEVALNNPAGKAREDAAYGQSLAYLRVGLANNAAVAAAKAPLSHQRAAELQVAILADRALTAFSAKRYQETLIYLDQRAQLQQERIDLMVLRGYCYLNLKMYDDAERIFNAVAATGNKDGNRGLVDLRLARHPDPSD; encoded by the coding sequence ATAAAATCCTCCCTAGTTACGGTTTCTATGGCAGTCGTGGTGGCAGGGCTTGTCGTCACGATGAAAGACCGTGGCAGCCTCGAAGAGGGATTGGGACTGGCCGCGCAAATTCATGCCGATAACCAAGTCACCCAGACCGGAAGCATCAAGCGGGTCGATGTGGCCTTCAACGCGCCACCGATTGACATGAAAGCAGTCGCCGATCGCATTCAGGCGACGGCACCGTCCGCAATTCTATCCGACGCGCCAGTCGCTGCCCAAACGATGTCAGACACACCGGCCGCTGCCCAAGCCGCACCGGACACGCCGGACGCCGTTGCCCAGGCAGCGCCTCAATCGACCACGCCACAGCCCGCGCCGCACTCGAAAGTCGACGAGAGCGCACTTCGCTATTTCGCAAGCCACGGCGACAAGGCCCGGCTTCAGGCCGAAATTTCCCGCCTTCAAGCGCTTTATCCTGATTGGGTGCCACCCGCCGATCCGCTGGCGATCCCGCAAAACAGCGACAAGCAGCTCGAAGCCATGTGGCAGCTCTATTCCGAGGGCCGCTATGCCGGACTGCGCAAAGCCATCGCCGATCGCCAGGCGGCAGAGACCGGATGGCAACCGCCTGCCGACTTGCTGGAACGTCTCGATGTTGCCGAAGCGCGTGCGCGTCTGGTCAACGCCTCCGATCTCAAACAATATGCAACCGTGGTCGACATCGGCGCCAACACGCCGAGCCTGCTCACCTGCAGCGACATCGACATTCTGTGGCGCGTCGCGGAGGCATTCATCAAGACCAATCGGACGGCTCGCGGCGAGGATGCTTACGTCTATATCCTGAAGAATTGCGCCAATCCCCAGGAGAGGCTCGCAACCATACAAAAGGCGTCGGCGCTGCTGTCCTATCAGCCCATGCAGGACCTTCTTGCACTGGAGAAGCCCGACGGCAATGGCGGCCGGGAATTCGACAGCATCCGCACAGACCTTGCACGGTGCTTCGTCGCCGAGGGGGATGACGATCCGAAACTGTCCGTGGCGCCGGAGTACCTGTCTCAAGTCGAACGCGTGGCGGAGACGCAGGGACTCGCATCCGACGCCTTGCTTCTTGGTTGGTATAATCTGCGCCGGGAAAACCACGGCGAAGCGGAAAAATGGTTCCGCGCGGCCCGCAACAAGGACGATTCCGCTTCCGCCTCGCAAGGGTTGGCCTTGATCCTGATCGCCGATCACAAACCTCAGGAAGCTGAAGACGTCATGTATAGATGGCGCAACGATTCCAAGGATGCAACGGCAACTTATCTCGCAGCCACCGCCAATGTGATGGCACTGCAACCGCCGGCCAATCTCAGCGAGGACGTGCTCGGCCGCATGGCCGCCGAAGTTATCGAGAAAAAATACGTGCCCACCGCACAGGAATTCGGCTGGTATGCGCGTTCGCTGAACCAGCCGCAAACCGCCGTACGCTGGTTCGAAACGGCATTGCGCTGGAAACCTGATGATGAACCGTCCGCCTATGGCCTTGTCATCACGCGCAATCAGTTGAATGACCGACAGGGGGTCGCGGAAATTCAACGGCTATGGGCGGGTCGTTCGGAGCGTATCGCCCGGCTCGGCGAGGTTACCCCTCAAGCGCCGATCGGCTCGGCGCCGCTGCCTTCGCCAAATCAAGCGCTGGCGCAGCCGCTTGCAACCTCACCGGCGCCACCTGAGACCGATGTCACCACCCGCCAGCGCACGTCCGCGCGCGCGGGATATAGCGCGCCTGAGACACAAATCACCACGGTTCGACGCAGGGCGCGCGGACCACAGGGCTGTTCCACGACGATCAATGCCGAGCGTCTCGATCCCGCGAATGCTCTGTCCCGCGGCTGGTGCCTCATGGACCTCAACCGTCCGATGGAAGCAGTCGAAGCCTTCGAAGTCGCTTTGAATAACCCTGCCGGCAAGGCCCGCGAAGACGCAGCCTACGGGCAAAGCCTTGCCTATCTGCGCGTAGGGCTCGCGAACAATGCGGCTGTTGCGGCTGCCAAGGCGCCTCTCAGCCACCAGCGCGCCGCCGAGCTGCAGGTTGCCATCCTGGCCGACCGCGCTCTTACGGCATTCTCCGCCAAACGCTATCAGGAAACCCTGATCTATCTCGATCAACGCGCGCAACTGCAGCAGGAACGCATCGATCTGATGGTTCTGCGTGGCTACTGCTATCTCAATCTCAAAATGTACGATGATGCCGAGCGGATATTCAACGCTGTGGCCGCGACTGGCAACAAAGACGGAAATCGCGGCCTCGTCGATCTGAGACTCGCCAGGCATCCCGATCCCAGCGACTGA
- a CDS encoding aminodeoxychorismate synthase component I, with translation MADTQPYVLFRDDSTGQVMLFAEPAEIITARTRAEFFDALDRMQKAKAEGKWLAGYMAYEAGHLFEEKLASFAEENRETPLLCFGVFDAPAADGHPLAQPLQRLENEAFLTDATAAWNLAIYKERFDRLHWHLRQGDCYQANLTMPITARWNGDARAAFWSLIELQPVKYGALVDLGGPIILSRSPELFFRTDDDGWIETHPMKGTAKRGADAAEDAEIISAMLADEKTQAENRMIVDLLRNDISRITEVGTLEVPKLFEIETYPTVHQMVSHVQAKLRPNMTIRDIFAALFPCGSITGAPKMRAMEILHELEVGPRDAYCGAIGMISPGGAMRFSVAIRTITLFDDGRAVFNVGGGIVFDSTAEAEYEECLLKARFAVGDRWIQR, from the coding sequence ATGGCCGATACCCAACCCTACGTCCTCTTCCGGGACGACAGCACAGGACAAGTGATGCTCTTTGCCGAGCCGGCGGAGATCATCACAGCGCGAACACGTGCGGAATTCTTCGATGCCCTCGATCGGATGCAAAAGGCGAAGGCGGAGGGAAAATGGCTGGCGGGCTATATGGCCTATGAGGCGGGCCACCTCTTCGAGGAAAAACTTGCGTCTTTCGCTGAGGAGAACCGCGAGACGCCGCTGCTCTGCTTCGGCGTCTTCGACGCTCCGGCGGCGGATGGTCACCCCCTCGCCCAACCATTGCAACGTCTCGAAAACGAGGCATTTCTGACCGACGCCACGGCCGCGTGGAATCTTGCTATATATAAAGAGAGGTTCGACCGGCTGCATTGGCACTTGCGCCAGGGCGACTGCTATCAGGCAAACCTCACCATGCCGATCACGGCCCGTTGGAATGGCGACGCCCGCGCCGCCTTCTGGTCACTGATCGAGCTTCAGCCGGTGAAATATGGAGCGCTGGTCGATCTCGGCGGCCCGATTATCCTGTCGCGCTCGCCCGAACTCTTCTTCCGCACCGACGACGACGGCTGGATCGAGACGCATCCGATGAAGGGCACCGCCAAGCGTGGCGCCGACGCCGCCGAGGATGCCGAGATCATCAGCGCCATGCTTGCCGATGAGAAGACGCAAGCCGAGAACCGGATGATCGTTGACCTCCTGCGTAACGACATCTCGCGCATCACCGAGGTCGGCACGCTCGAAGTGCCGAAACTCTTCGAGATCGAGACCTATCCGACCGTGCACCAGATGGTCAGCCACGTGCAGGCAAAGCTGCGCCCCAACATGACCATTCGCGATATCTTCGCGGCACTCTTCCCCTGCGGCTCGATCACCGGCGCGCCGAAAATGCGGGCGATGGAAATTCTGCACGAGCTCGAAGTCGGTCCGCGCGACGCCTATTGCGGGGCGATCGGCATGATTTCGCCCGGCGGCGCCATGCGCTTTTCCGTGGCGATCCGCACCATCACGCTGTTCGATGACGGCCGCGCCGTCTTCAATGTCGGCGGCGGCATCGTTTTCGATTCGACGGCGGAGGCCGAATATGAAGAATGCCTGTTGAAAGCACGCTTCGCCGTGGGGGACCGATGGATCCAGCGCTAG
- a CDS encoding M3 family oligoendopeptidase, whose amino-acid sequence MSPTSLHSSPNFSAGPTAAATNAALGDLPAWKLSDLYPSATSTAFVSDMEKAGKAAIAFEEKWKGKLADAASKTGDAGIGAALKEYEALDDIMGRLGSFGGLTYFSNTSDPANGKLYGDVQARLTDYSAHLLFFPLELNRIDDAAMDACMANDPAAGHYRPWIVDLRKDKPYQLDDKLEQLFLEKSMTSAAAFNRLFDETMAELRFEVDGEKLPLEVALNMLQEKDPEMRRKAAMALAETFKANLRIFTLITNTLAKDKDIADRWRGFEDIADSRHLANRVEREVVDALAAAVRDAYPRLSHRYYKMKAKWLGMEQMNFWDRNAPLPETSNALIPWREAKETVLSAYGNFAPEMADIAKRFFDEEWIDAPVRPGKAPGAFAHPTVPSAHPYVLVNYMGKPRDVMTLAHELGHGVHQVLAGGQGALMCQTPLTLAETASVFGEMLTFRALLDKTTDKRERKAMLAQKVEDMINTVVRQIAFYEFERKVHTARKNGELTSDDIGELWLSVQSESLGPAIKISEGYETYWAYIPHFIHSPFYVYAYAFGDCLVNSLYAVYQNAEQGFQEKYFELLKAGGTKHHSELLKPFGLDATDPSFWSKGLSMIEGLIDELEALDR is encoded by the coding sequence ATGAGCCCGACCTCGCTCCATTCATCCCCTAATTTTTCCGCAGGCCCGACGGCCGCAGCGACAAACGCCGCGCTCGGCGACCTGCCCGCCTGGAAACTCAGCGATCTCTATCCTTCCGCCACTTCGACGGCCTTCGTCAGTGACATGGAAAAGGCCGGAAAGGCGGCGATCGCCTTCGAGGAAAAGTGGAAAGGCAAGCTCGCTGATGCTGCCAGCAAGACCGGCGACGCAGGCATCGGCGCCGCACTGAAGGAATATGAGGCGCTGGACGACATCATGGGCCGTCTCGGCTCCTTCGGCGGCCTCACCTATTTCTCAAACACCAGCGATCCGGCCAATGGCAAGCTCTATGGCGACGTGCAGGCGCGGCTGACCGACTATTCCGCCCATCTGCTGTTCTTTCCGCTGGAGCTCAATCGCATCGACGATGCAGCGATGGATGCCTGCATGGCGAACGACCCGGCCGCCGGCCACTACCGCCCCTGGATCGTCGACCTGCGCAAAGACAAGCCCTATCAGCTCGACGACAAGCTGGAGCAGCTATTCCTTGAAAAATCCATGACCAGTGCCGCCGCCTTCAATCGGCTGTTCGACGAGACGATGGCGGAGCTGCGGTTCGAGGTGGATGGCGAGAAGCTTCCGCTGGAAGTCGCCTTGAACATGCTGCAGGAGAAGGACCCCGAGATGCGCCGCAAGGCGGCAATGGCCCTTGCCGAAACCTTCAAGGCCAATTTGCGCATCTTCACGCTGATCACCAACACGCTTGCCAAGGATAAGGACATCGCCGACCGCTGGCGCGGTTTCGAGGATATCGCGGACAGCCGGCATCTCGCCAACCGCGTCGAGCGCGAAGTCGTCGACGCATTGGCTGCCGCCGTGCGCGACGCCTATCCGCGCCTCTCGCACCGCTACTACAAGATGAAGGCCAAGTGGCTCGGCATGGAGCAGATGAATTTCTGGGACCGCAATGCCCCGCTGCCAGAGACGTCCAACGCACTGATCCCCTGGCGCGAGGCGAAGGAGACCGTTCTTTCCGCCTACGGCAATTTCGCCCCGGAAATGGCTGATATCGCAAAGCGCTTCTTCGATGAGGAATGGATCGATGCGCCGGTGCGTCCCGGCAAGGCGCCAGGCGCGTTCGCGCATCCGACCGTTCCTTCCGCGCATCCCTACGTGCTCGTCAACTATATGGGCAAGCCGCGCGATGTCATGACACTGGCACACGAGCTCGGCCATGGTGTGCATCAGGTGCTCGCCGGCGGCCAGGGCGCGCTGATGTGCCAGACGCCGCTGACGCTGGCCGAAACCGCGTCCGTCTTCGGCGAAATGCTGACCTTCCGCGCTCTGCTCGACAAGACCACCGACAAGCGCGAGCGCAAGGCGATGCTCGCCCAGAAGGTCGAGGACATGATCAACACAGTCGTCCGCCAGATCGCCTTCTACGAATTCGAGCGCAAGGTACACACCGCCCGCAAGAACGGCGAACTGACATCGGACGATATCGGCGAGCTATGGCTCTCCGTCCAATCGGAAAGCCTCGGACCGGCGATCAAGATTTCCGAGGGCTACGAGACTTATTGGGCCTATATCCCCCACTTCATCCATTCGCCCTTCTATGTCTATGCCTACGCCTTCGGCGACTGCCTGGTGAATTCGCTCTACGCCGTCTACCAGAATGCCGAACAGGGCTTTCAGGAGAAATATTTCGAGCTGCTGAAGGCCGGCGGCACCAAGCATCACTCCGAACTCCTGAAGCCCTTCGGCCTCGACGCCACCGATCCGTCGTTCTGGAGTAAGGGACTGTCGATGATCGAAGGGCTTATCGATGAGCTGGAGGCGTTAGATAGGTAA
- a CDS encoding glycosyl hydrolase family 8 translates to MRRWCTMIIAGGIALTTMCQPLAAQHAAITPEAWAAYKAKFLDANGRIVDNGNDNISHSEGQGYGLLLAYLSNSPADFEQIWYFTRTELLLRDDGLAAWKWDPAVTPHVTDTNNASDGDMLIAYALALAGSAWNKKDYLEEAVTIAQALLSHAVIHTGGRTLLLPGIKGYGAAEREDGPVVNPSYWVYEAIPVMALLAPSDEWQKLTDDGLSLLRSVQFGPRKLPADWVSLRAKPKPADGFDAEFGYNAIRIPLYLARAGISDKALLTRLQAGMTVEGDEPATIDLETGKPKQPLTDPGYRIVNDVVACVTSGAKLPASVRQFAPSLYYPSTLQLLGLAFVEEKHPECL, encoded by the coding sequence ATGAGGCGCTGGTGCACCATGATCATTGCCGGAGGCATCGCTCTCACGACGATGTGCCAGCCACTTGCAGCCCAACACGCCGCAATCACTCCTGAGGCATGGGCTGCCTACAAGGCGAAATTCCTCGATGCGAACGGCCGCATCGTCGACAATGGAAATGACAATATCAGTCATAGCGAAGGACAGGGCTATGGCTTGCTGCTCGCCTATCTTTCGAACAGTCCCGCCGATTTCGAACAGATATGGTATTTCACGCGGACCGAGCTGCTGCTGCGCGACGATGGTCTCGCCGCCTGGAAATGGGACCCGGCCGTCACGCCCCATGTGACGGATACGAACAATGCCTCCGACGGCGACATGTTGATCGCTTACGCCCTGGCGCTGGCGGGATCGGCATGGAACAAGAAAGACTATTTGGAGGAGGCGGTGACGATAGCGCAGGCGCTGCTTTCGCATGCCGTAATCCACACTGGCGGACGGACGCTGCTACTCCCCGGCATCAAAGGTTACGGGGCCGCTGAACGGGAAGACGGACCTGTCGTCAATCCCTCCTACTGGGTCTATGAAGCCATTCCCGTCATGGCACTCTTGGCGCCTTCCGATGAATGGCAAAAGCTTACGGATGACGGCCTGTCCCTGCTGCGGTCAGTGCAGTTTGGACCGCGAAAATTGCCGGCGGACTGGGTGAGCCTGCGCGCCAAGCCCAAACCCGCTGACGGCTTCGACGCCGAATTCGGTTACAATGCCATTCGCATCCCGCTTTACCTTGCGCGGGCAGGGATTTCCGACAAGGCGCTGTTGACGCGGCTGCAGGCGGGTATGACGGTCGAAGGCGATGAGCCGGCCACGATCGACCTGGAGACAGGCAAGCCAAAACAGCCACTTACGGACCCGGGTTATCGAATTGTTAACGATGTTGTGGCGTGTGTAACAAGCGGGGCGAAGTTGCCCGCTTCGGTTCGGCAATTCGCGCCGTCACTCTACTATCCGTCGACCCTTCAATTGTTGGGCCTGGCTTTCGTCGAGGAGAAACATCCGGAGTGTTTATAA
- a CDS encoding aminotransferase class IV family protein: MDPALEDFSLIETLRYEPQTGFLRLRLHLARLQRSARRLGFPAPKDALTKLDAAVAGANAPLRVRLTFDRAGRTDVTTAAFTPLAPDTVWRVRIAKTCLDSADTLLRVKTTRRSAYEAARAEYSPAEADEVLLLNEKDEVCEGTITSIFLDEGSGPLRTPPISSGLLAGVLRTELICQRKARVGRIRLDDLEKGELYVGNSLRGLIRSQLIRN, from the coding sequence ATGGATCCAGCGCTAGAGGACTTTTCGCTGATCGAGACGCTTCGCTATGAGCCGCAGACGGGCTTCCTGCGTCTGCGCCTGCATCTTGCCCGCCTTCAACGTTCCGCCCGCCGATTGGGTTTTCCCGCACCGAAGGATGCGCTGACGAAACTGGATGCCGCCGTCGCCGGCGCGAATGCTCCATTGCGTGTCCGCCTGACGTTCGATCGCGCCGGGCGGACGGACGTCACCACGGCCGCTTTCACGCCGCTTGCGCCCGATACCGTCTGGCGCGTCCGCATTGCCAAGACCTGTCTTGATTCCGCCGACACGCTGCTGCGCGTCAAAACCACCCGCCGGTCCGCCTATGAGGCTGCCCGCGCCGAATACTCGCCGGCGGAGGCCGACGAAGTGCTGTTGCTCAATGAGAAGGATGAGGTCTGCGAAGGCACCATTACCTCGATCTTCCTCGACGAGGGTTCCGGTCCATTGCGGACGCCGCCCATCTCTTCCGGCCTGCTCGCCGGTGTGTTGCGCACGGAGCTCATCTGCCAGCGCAAAGCCCGCGTTGGTCGGATAAGGCTGGACGATCTGGAAAAAGGTGAGCTTTATGTCGGAAACTCCCTGCGCGGATTGATCCGTTCACAACTCATACGGAATTGA